The Enterobacter asburiae sequence TATGGCTATCAAGCTGATCAACAGGCTCAACCGTAAAAAAGAAGAGCCCGCGGCCGCACCAGCACCAACGAAAGAAGAAGTATTGCTGACGGAAATCCGCGATCTGTTAAAAGAGCAGAACAACCGCGTTTAATCAGTAAACAAAAGCAGGAAGGCCAGTGGTAAATAAGTGATTCGCTTGCTTGCCACTGGCCTCCCAGTTACCCCGTTTTGCATGTTTGTCTTTGCGCAGATAACTTCCCTTCCCTTTTTTATTCTTTTCAACGCGCTGTCGAAAAAGCGGGTCGTGAAGTAAAGCCTCAATGGCATTGTCTTTAATTTGTCCCTTAGTGTGCTGATAGCGGCTCATAATTTCTCCTGAGCATGGTTTATGACGACGGAAGTCTAGACCCGGGTAGATTAAAAATCAACATCCCCGAGTTTCTCCACTGGCCCCTTGTTCAAGGGCTTCCAGAATTGAGCAATAAATACTGCTGTGGGCCGTTCCGCAACAGGCATCATTAAGCCTTTGCAGAGAACGCTGCATGGTTTGTAGTTCCTGAATACGGGCTTCAACTTCATCAAGCCGGGCCTGCACGATGCTTTTGGATTCCTGGCAGGTGTGATGCTCAGGATCGATGCGGATCGATAGTAACTCGCGGATCGAATCCAGCGTGAAGCCAAGCTGTCGAGCATAGCGTATGAATCTCAGACGCTGCAGATCGTTATCGGTATAAAGCCGAAAGCCACCTTCTGTGCGTACCTCATGATCGATCATTTGCTGCTTTTCGTAATATCGAATAGTGTCCGGCGTTACGTTAGCGAGCTTTGCAAGTTCACCGATACGGTACATCGCTACTCCTCATTTATCTTCTTCAGCAATCTTTCACTGTATTCCCCATGCAGGAATTCCGTGTTCATTCCTGCCTGGCGCAGCTTGAGCTCGATCAGCGCAAGCCTGCGGCTAAGTTCTGTATGTCGAGGATCGTCCTGACGGATCCTTTTTAGCAGATCGACAAGTTCAACAGCCTCTCTGCGCTGCTCAAGCTCAGGAGGAAGGCAGCCGGCATTTTTTAATAAACGATATCCAGCCCGGAGTTCAGGCGCAATATGCAAATCATCTTCCAGTTCCAGAGGTTCGCCGCTTCCGGCAAGATTGTCGAAATCGCCTTTATTTTGGGCATCGCGGATATGGCGTTCTGCCCACTGGTCAAGCAACCACATCATCAGCTCCAGGGGATGAACAAAATTGATACAGGCATTGTAGAGAAATGGGGATACTGCGGATATAAAAAAACCCGCCGAGGCGGGTTTTTTTACGTTACTGCAGATTACTCTGCAGCAGCTTCTGCTTTCTCTGAACGATCAACCAGCTCGATGTAAGCCATCGGCGCGTTGTCGCCTGCACGGAAACCACACTTCAGAATGCGAGTGTAACCACCGGCACGGCTCGCGAAACGCGGGCCCAGTTCGTTAAACAGTTTTGCCACGATCTCGTTATCACGAGTACGGGCGAATGCCAGACGACGATTAGCAACGCTGTCAGTCTTGGCAAGAGTAATCAGCGGCTCAACTACGCGACGCAGCTCTTTCGCTTTAGGCAGGGTCGTCTTGATGATTTCATGACGAACCAGTGAACCTGCCATGTTGCGGAACATAGCCTGGCGATGGCTGCTGTTGCGGTTCAGTTGACGACCACTCTTACGATGGCGCATGACCTTATCCTTCTCAGTAAAACCTTAACCTGTGATCCGGTTACTCGTCAGCAATGCTTGCCGGTGGCCAGTTTTCCAGGCGCATGCCCAGAGACAGACCACGTGAAGCCAGCACGTCTTTAATCTCGGTAAGAGATTTTTTACCCAGGTTCGGCGTTTTCAGCAACTCAACCTCGGTACGCTGTACCAGATCACCGATATAGTGGATAGCTTCTGCCTTGAGGCAGTTAGCAGAGCGGACAGTCAATTCGAGATCGTCAACAGGGCGCAGCAGGATCGGATCGAATTCTGGTTTCTCTTCTTTCACTTCTGGCTGACGTACATCACGTAAGTCAACGAAAGCTTCCAGTTGTTCTGCCAGGATGGTTGCCGCACGACGAATCGCCTCTTCAGGATCGATTGTGCCGTTGGTTTCCATTTCGATGACCAGCTTGTCCAGGTCGGTACGCTGTTCTACACGCGCTGCTTCAACATTGTAGGCAATACGCTCTACAGGGCTGTAGCATGCGTCGACCAGCAGACGGCCGATTGGGCGCTCATCTTCTTCCGAATGAATTCGGGCAGAAGCCGGCACATAACCACGACCGCGCTGAACTTTGATACGCATGCTAATAGCTGCGTTCTCATCGGTCAGGTGGCAGATCACGTGCTGCGGCTTGACGATTTCAACATCACCGTCGTGGGTGATGTCGGCTGCAGTCACAGGGCCAATGCCAGATTTATTCAGAGTAAGAATAACTTCATCTTTACCCTGAACTCTCACCGCCAGCCCTTTCAGGTTGAGCAGGATTTCAAGGATATCTTCCTGAACGCCTTCTTTGGTGCTGTACTCATGAAGTACACCATCAATCTCAACCTCGGTCACCGCGCAACCCGGCATCGATGAGAGCAGAATACGGCGCAGTGCGTTACCCAGAGTATGGCCAAAGCCACGCTCTAAAGGCTCAAGGGTCACCTTGGCGTGCGTCGAACTCACTTGCTCGATATCTACCAGGCGCGGTTTTAGAAACTCTGTCACAGAACCCTGCATTGTGTCCTCTCTTTGGTACTAAGCTTTACTTGGAGTAAAGCTCGACGATCAGGTGTTCGTTAATGTCCGCAGACAGATCAGAACGCTCAGGCTGACGCTTGAACGTACCTTCCATCTTGCCAGCATCAACTTCCAGCCAGGTTGGCTTTTCACGCTGCTCAGCCAGCTCCAGAGCGGCCTTCACGCGAGATTGCTTTTTCGCTTTCTCACGAATGCTAACAACGTCATTCGCTTTAACCTGATAAGAAGCGATGTTAACAACACGACCGTTTACCATGATTGCTTTGTGGCTAACCAGCTGACGTGATTCAGCACGAGTAGCGCCGAAGCCCATACGGTATACAACGTTGTCCAGACGACCTTCCAGCAGAGCCAGCAGGTTTTCACCCGTGTTGCCTTTCAGACGTGCTGCTTCTTTATAGTAGTTACGGAACTGACGCTCCAGCACACCGTACATACGGCGAACTTTTTGCTTTTCACGCAACTGCACACCATAGTCAGACAGACGCGGTTTACGCGCACCGTGCTGGCCAGGAGCTTGTTCAATTTTACACTTGGTATCGATCGCGCGAACGCCAGACTTAAGGAATAAGTCGGTGCCCTCACGACGGCTCAGCTTGAGCTTAGGACCCAAATATCTTGCCATTTTCTATCTCCAACTAACCTAAAAAACGAGCGTTATACGCGACGTTTTTTCGGCGGACGACAACCGTTATGAGGGATCGGAGTCACATCAGTAATATTAGTGATGCGGAAACCAGCGGCGTTCAGAGCGCGAACAGTAGATTCACGACCCGGACCCGGACCTTTAACCATAACTTCCAGATTCTTGATGCCGTATTCTTTTACGGCTTCAGCGCAACGCTCTGCTGCAACCTGAGCTGCGAACGGAGTGGATTTGCGAGAACCACGGAAACCGGAACCACCGGCTGTTGCCCAACCCAATGCGTTACCCTGACGATCAGTAATAGTAACGATGGTGTTGTTGAAAGAAGCATGGATATGAGCCACGCCGTCAGAGACTTGTTTTCTTACACGTTTACGTGCACGAACTGGTGCCTTTGCCATTATTCAATCACCCCGATTATTTCTTGATCGGTTTGCGCGGACCCTTACGGGTACGTGCGTTGGTCTTAGTACGCTGACCGCGCACTGGCAGACCACGACGATGACGCAAACCGCGATAGCAACCAAGATCCATCAGGCGCTTGATGCTCATGCTGATTTCACGGCGCAGATCACCTTCAACGACAAATTTGGCAACTTCGTCACGCAGCGTGTCGATTTGTCCTTCAGACAGCTCACTGATCTTAACATCTTCAGCGATACCCGCTGCAGCCAGGATGGCTTTAGAACGGGTCTTGCCGATGCCGTAGATCGAAGTTAATGCGATCACAGCATGTTTCTGATCAGGAATGTTAATGCCTGCTATACGGGCCACTATGCACTCCTACTATTTAATATGTACGCACCATGCTGAAAAGCCCGTTTTCAGGATACTCAAATGGAAACGTACAGACATACAAAAGATTGGCTGGCTAATCTAGCCAGCTCAACCCAACTTTGCAAGAAAAATATGCGAAATAATCAGCCTTGGCGCTGTTTATGCTTCGGCTCGGCACTGCAAATCACACGGATGACACCATCACGCTTAACGATTTTGCAGTTACGGCATAATTTCTTGACGGAAGCACGAACTTTCATTTTTACTCTCCGTAACTTCTCAGGCGACCAATTAGCGGCCGTAGCCTTTCAGGTTCGCCTTCTTCAATGCAGACTCATACTGACTGGACATCATCAGAGTTTGCACTTGAGCCATAAAGTCCATAATCACGACAACAACGATAAGCAGTGAGGTCCCACCGAAGTAGAACGGTACTTTCATTGCATCACGCATGAACTCCGGGATCAGGCAGATAAAAGTAATATAAAGCGCACCAACCAAAGTCAGGCGGGTCATTACTTTATCGATATACTTCGCCGTTTGCTCTCCCGGACGAATTCCTGGTACAAATGCACCGGACTTCTTCAGGTTATCTGCTGTTTCACGCGGGTTGAAGACCAACGCCGTGTAGAAGAAACAGAAGAAGATGATCGCAGACGCATAGAGTAACACATAAAGTGGTTGCCCAGGCTGCAAATACAGCGAAATTGTTGTCAGCCAGTTCCAACCAGTACCGCCCCCGAACCATGACGCGATGGTTGCCGGGAACAGAATAATACTGGAAGCGAAGATAGCCGGGATAACCCCCGCCATATTCACTTTCAGCGGTAAATGTGTGCTCTGTGCAGCATAGACACGACGACCTTGCTGACGTTTAGCGTAGTTCACCACAATGCGGCGTTGACCACGTTCAACGAAGACAACAAAGAACGTCACTGCAAATACTAATACTGCAACCAACAGCAACAGGAGGAAGTGCAGGTCGCCTTGACGCGCTTGCTCGATAGTATGGGCGATGGCCGGCGGGAGTCCCGCAACGATACCGGCGAAGATAATGATTGAGATACCGTTACCGATACCACGCTCAGTAATCTGTTCGCCGAGCCACATCAGGAACATAGTCCCTGTGACCAGACTAACAACAGCGGTGAAATAGAATGCAAAGCCTGGGTTTAATACCAGGCCCTGCATACCAGGCATATTCGGCAGACCGGTAGCAATACCGATCGACTGGAATATTGCCAGCACCAGAGTACCGTAACGGGTGTACTGACTAATCTTACGACGTCCAGACTCCCCTTCTTTCTTCAGCTCTGCCAGGGCCGGATGAACGACCGTCAGCAGCTGGATAATAATAGATGCCGAAATGTACGGCATAATACCCAGTGCAAAGATAGAAGCACGGCTGAGAGCACCACCAGAGAACATGTTGAACATTTCAATGATGGTGCCTCGCTGTTGCTCAAGCAGTTTGGCAAGTACAGCGGCATCGATACCAGGGATCGGAATAAAAGAGCCAATACGGAACACAATCAGCGCGCCGATAACAAACAGCAGTCTGCGTTTCAGCTCGCCAAATCCACCTTTGGCACTTTGAAAATCTAATCCCGGTTGCTTAGCCATCTGCTACTTATTCCTCAATTTTACCGCCAGCAGCTTCGATAGCAGCACGAGCACCTTTAGTAACACGCAGGCCACGAACAGTTACCGGAGTAGAAACTTCACCAGACAGGATCACTTTCGCGAACTCGATCTGAATACCGATAATGTTAGCTGCTTTCAGCGTGTTCAGGTCTACAACGCCGCCTTCAACTTTCGCCAGGTCAGACAGACGGATTTCCGCTGTGATCGCTGCTTTGCGAGAGGTGAAGCCGAACTTCGGCAGACGACGGTACAGTGGCATCTGGCCACCCTCGAAACCGCGACGTACGCCACCGCCAGAACGAGAGTTCTGACCTTTGTGACCACGACCACCGGTTTTGCCGAGGCCAGAACCGATACCACGACCCAGGCGTTTACCCGCCTTTTTAGAGCCTTCGGCCGGAGACAGAGTATTTAAACGCATCTCTTACTCCTCAACTTTAACCATGAAGTAAACCGCGTTGACCATACCACGAACAGCAGGAGTATCCTCGCGCTCAACGGTATGACCAATACGACGCAGACCCAGGCCAAGCAGCGTTGCCTTGTGTTTCGGCAGACGACCGATTGCACTGCGGGTTTGAGTGATTTTAATAGTCTTTGCCATGGTCAATTACCCCAGAATTTCTTCAACGGATTTACCACGCTTGGCAGCGACCATTTCTGGAGAATTCATATTTTCCAGGCCATCAATAGTTGCACGAACCACGTTGATCGGGTTGGTGGAACCATATGCTTTAGCCAGTACGTTATGAACCCCAGCAACTTCCAGAACGGCGCGCATTGCACCACCGGCGATGATACCGGTACCTTCTGAAGCTGGCTGCATGAATACACGAGAACCCGTGTGAACACCTTTAACTGGGTGCTGCAGGGTGCCGTTGTTCAGCGCGACGTTAATCATATTGCGACGGGCTTTTTCCATCGCTTTCTGGATCGCTGCTGGAACTTCACGCGCTTTACCGTAACCAAAACCAACGCGACCGTTACCATCACCCACTACAGTCAGAGCTGTGAAGGAGAAAATACGACCACCTTTAACGGTTTTAGATACGCGGTTTACCGCGATCAGCTTTTCCTGCAGTTCGCCAGCCTGTTTTTCGATGTGAGCCATCTTACACCTCTACCTTAGAACTGAAGGCCAGCTTCACGGGCAGCATCTGCCAGTGCCTGGACACGACCATGATATTGGAACCCGGAACGGTCAAAGGAAACATTGCTGATGCCTTTTTCCAGAGCGCGTTCTGCAACAGCTTTACCTACAGCTGCAGCGGCGTCTTTGTTACCGGTGTACTTCAATTGTTCTGAGATAGCTTTTTCTACAGTAGAAGCAGCTACCAGAACTTCAGAACCGTTCGGTGCAATTACCTGTGCGTAAATATGACGCGGGGTACGATGTACCACCAGGCGAGTTGCACCCAGCTCTTTGAGCTTGCGGCGTGCGCGGGTCGCACGACGGATACGAGCAGATTTCTTATCCATAGTGTTACCTTACTTCTTCTTAGCCTCTTTGGTACGCACGACTTCGTCGGCGTAACGAACACCCTTGCCTTTATAAGGCTCAGGACGACGGTAGGCGCGCAGATCTGCTGCAACCTGGCCGATCAGCTGTTTATCAGCGCCTTTCAGCACGATTTCAGTTTGAGTCGGACATTCTGCAGTGATACCGGCCGGCAGCGGATGCTCAACAGGGTGTGAGAAGCCCAGAGACAGGCCTACTGCATTCCCTTTGATAGCTGCACGATAACCTACACCAACCAGCTGAAGCTTTTTAGTGAAGCCTTCGGTAACACCAACAACCATTGAGTTCAGCAGGGCACGCGCGGTACCAGCCTGAGCCCATCCATCCACGAAACCATCACGTGGACCGAAGGTCAGAGCGTTATCTGCATGTTTAACTTCAACAGCTTTGTTGAGGGTACGAGTCAGCTCGCCGTTTTTACCTTTGATCGTAATAACCTGACCGTCGATTTTTACATCAACGCCGGCAGGAATAACGACCGGTGCTTTAGCAACACGAGACATTCTTTCCTCCGATTAGGCTACGTAGCAGATAATTTCGCCACCAAGACCAGCCTGGCGCGCTGCACGATCAGTCATAACACCTTTAGAGGTAGAAACAACTGCGATACCAAGGCCAGCCATAACTTTTGGCAGCTCATCTTTTTTCTTATAGATGCGCAGGCCTGGGCGGCTGACACGCTGAATGCTTTCTACAACAGCTTTACCCTGGAAATACTTGAGAGTAAGTTCCAGTTCCGGCTTGGTGTCGCCTTCAACTTTAAAATCTTCGATAAAACCTTCTTCCTTCAGCACGTTGGCAATTGCCACTTTCAGCTTGGCGGAAGGCATGGTGACCGCAACTTTGTTCGCGGCCTGACCGTTACGGATACGGGTCAGCATATCCGCGATCGGATCTTGCATGCTCATCTGTCTTTACTCCCGTGATTCAATTGGTAATTACCAGCTAGCCTTTTTCAAGCCTGGCACTTCACCGCGCATGGCGGCTTCACGCAGTTTGATACGGCTCAACCCAAACTTGCCCACATAACCATGTGGACGACCTGTTTGACGACAGCGGTTACGCTGACGAGACGGGCTGGAATCACGCGGCAGAGACTGCAGCTTGAGAACCGCATTCCAACGATCTTCGTCGGAAGCGTTCACATCAGAAATGATCGCTTTCAGTTCAGCGCGTTTAGCGAAGAATTTATCAGCTAAAGCTACGCGCTTTACTTCGCGTGCTTTCATTGATTGCTTAGCCATTCAGTAACCCTACCTTACTTGCGGAACGGGAAGTCAAAGGCAGCCAGCAGAGCACGGCCTTCTTCGTCAGATTTCGCAGTAGTGGTAATGGTAATATCCAAACCACGCACGCGGTCGACTTTATCGTAGTCGATTTCTGGGAAGATGATCTGCTCACGGACACCCATGCTGTAGTTACCACGACCGTCGAAAGACTTCGCGGACAGGCCACGGAAGTCACGGATACGTGGAACAGCAATAGTGATCAGGCGCTCAAAGAACTCCCACATGCGTTCGCCACGCAGAGTTACTTTACAGCCGATCGGATAGCCCTGACGGATTTTGAAGCCTGCAACAGATTTGCGTGCTTTGGTGATCAGCGGTTTTTGACCGGAGATTGCTGTCAGATCAGCTGCTGCGTTATCCAGCAGTTTCTTGTCAGCGATCGCTTCACCAACACCCATGTTCAGGGTGATCTTCTCGACCCGAGGGACTTGCATGACAGAATTGTAGTTAAACTCGGTCATGAGTTTCTTAACTACTTCGTCTTTGTAGTAATCATGCAGTTTCGCCATCGTACTACTCCAAATTACTTGATAGTTTCGCTGTTAGACTTGAAGAAACGGACTTTTTTGCCGTCTTCGAATCTAAAGCCTACACGGTCAGCCTTGCCGGTAGCCGCATTGAAGATTGCAACGTTAGAAACCTGAATAGCAGCTTCTTTTTCAACGATGCCGCCTGGTTGGTTCAGGGCCGGAACCGGCTTCTGATGTTTCTTAACCAGGTTGATACCTTCAACGACAAGTTTGCCGGAAGACAGAACATTTTTTACTTTACCGCGTTTACCTTTATCTTTACCGGTTAACACGATAACTTCGTCATCACGACGGATTTTCGCTGCCATGATTCGCTCCTTAGAGTACTTCTGGTGCCAGAGAGATAATTTTCATGAACTTCTCAGTACGAAGTTCACGAGTTACCGGCCCAAAGATACGCGTGCCGATAGGCTGCTCGCTGTTATTGTTTAAAATAACGCATGCATTACCATCGAAGCGAATGACAGAACCGTCAGGGCGACGAACACCCTTCTTGGTGCGCACCACTACCGCCTTCAGCACATCACCTTTTTTGACCTTACCACGTGGAATTGCTTCCTTGATGGTGATCTTGATGATGTCGCCTACGCCTGCGTAGCGACGGTGCGAGCCACCCAGAACCTTGATACACATTACGCGACGTGCACCGGAGTTGTCGGCGACGTTCAGCATAGTCTGTTCTTGGATCATTTTAGTGCTCCGCTAATGTCAACTACTACCTGAGACTCTAAAATCAGAGCCGTTAAAAAGCCCCATATCGAGGGCGCGGCATTATAACACCGCTTCTGCAATATGGGTAGAAAAAATAAACGGCTCATCGCTGAGCCGTTTATTCGTATTGAGAAGGCGTACTGTATTACAGAACCGCTTTCTCTACAACGCGAACCAGCGTCCAGGACTTAGTCTTGGACAGTGGACGGCATTCACGGATTTCAACCTTGTCGCCGATACCACATTCGTTGTTCTCGTCATGTACGTGCAGTTTGGTCGTACGCTTGATGAATTTACCGTAGATCGGGTGTTTCACAATACGTTCGATAGCTACAACAATGGATTTCTCCATTTTGTCGCTAACAACACGACCTTGCAGAGTACGGATTTTATCGGTCATTACGCACCCGCCTTCTGAGTCAGTAAAGTCTTAACGCGTGCAACATTGCGACGCACTTGCTTCAGCAGGTGAGTCTGTTGCAGCTGGCCACTTGCAGCCTGCATACGCAGGTTGAACTGCTCACGCAGCAGGTTCAGCAGCTCAGCGTTCAGCTCTTCAACGCTTTTTTCACGCAGCTCTTTTGCTTTCATTACATCACCGTCTTAGTTACAAAGGTGGTTTTGATAGGCAGTTTCGCTGCTGCCAGGCCGAAGGCTTCACGGGCCAGCTCTTCCGGAACACCGTCCATTTCATAAAGGACTTTGCCCGGTTGGATCAAGGCAACCCAGTACTCCACGTTACCTTTACCTTTACCCATACGAACTTCCAGCGGCTTCTCGGTGATCGGTTTGTCCGGGAATACACGGATCCAGATCTTACCTTGACGCTTAACTGCACGGGTCATTGCACGACGTGCTGCTTCGATCTGACGTGCAGTCAGACGACCACGGCCAACAGCTTTCAGACCGAAAGTGCCGAAGCTAACATCCGTACCCTGCGCCAGACCACGGTTGCGGCCTTTGTGCACTTTACGGAATTTTGTACGCTTTGGTTGTAACATCAGCGACGCTCCTTATTTACGGCCTTTACGCTGCTGCTTTTTAGGTTGAGCAGCCGGTTTTTCCGGTTGTTCAACAGCAGCCATACCACCCAGGATCTCACCTTTGAAGATCCATACCTTAACGCCGATTACACCGTAAGTGGTGTGCGCTTCAGAGGTGTTGTAGTCGATGTCAGCACGCAGAGTGTGCAGCGGTACGCGACCTTCACGGTACCATTCGGTACGTGCGATTTCCGCGCCGCCCAGACGGCCGCTAACTTCAACTTTGATACCTTTAGCGCCCAGACGCATTGCGTTCTGTACAGCACGCTTCATAGCACGACGGAACATAACACGACGTTCCAGCTGAGAAGTGATGCTGTCAGCAACCAATTTAGCGTCCAGTTCAGGCTTACGAACTTCAGCGATATTGAT is a genomic window containing:
- the rplP gene encoding 50S ribosomal protein L16, which produces MLQPKRTKFRKVHKGRNRGLAQGTDVSFGTFGLKAVGRGRLTARQIEAARRAMTRAVKRQGKIWIRVFPDKPITEKPLEVRMGKGKGNVEYWVALIQPGKVLYEMDGVPEELAREAFGLAAAKLPIKTTFVTKTVM
- the rpsC gene encoding 30S ribosomal protein S3 — translated: MGQKVHPNGIRLGIVKPWNSTWFANTKEFADNLDSDFKVRQYLTKELAKASVSRIVIERPAKSIRVTIHTARPGIVIGKKGEDVEKLRKVVADIAGVPAQINIAEVRKPELDAKLVADSITSQLERRVMFRRAMKRAVQNAMRLGAKGIKVEVSGRLGGAEIARTEWYREGRVPLHTLRADIDYNTSEAHTTYGVIGVKVWIFKGEILGGMAAVEQPEKPAAQPKKQQRKGRK